The genomic stretch AGACTAAACTCCCACTTTAGACCAAACTACCATTTTAGACTAAACTCCCACTTTAGACCAAACTACCATTTAAGGCCAAACTCCCACTTTAGACCAAACTACCATTTTAGAGTAAACTCCCACTTTAGACCAAACTCCCACTTTAGACCAAACTACCATTTTAGGTCAAACTACCATTTTAGACCAAActaccatttcacaccaaactcccACTAATCAtacaaacgtgtgtgtgtgtgtgtgtgtgtgtgtgtgtgtctgtttttttcAGGGAAAAGGAGTGATCATCTCCAGACAGGCAGTCCTCCTCTGGAGACAGACGCTCTGACACATGGCCAGGGAGGCACGCAGagactcacacacatgcacagacacacacacagacacctggACAGGTAAGGTGAAGAGGGGTGTGTAGAATCTGATGGTGTTAACCTTTCCATGTGACCTTTCCAAGTCTTTACTAAATAAACATCAGTGCAGAATATCGTACAGCCTGCTGAGAGTCTTATGTACTCTGTCTCGTCCCTTTTTTATCCCTCAACGAAGTCACTCTGTGGATCGCTGCAACACCAGCTTCGACGCCGTCGCTAAATCCGAGGAGAGACTTTTTTCTTCAAAGGTAAAGCCACAGTTCTCTGACCAGTTGGTGGAGCTGGTGACCAGAATGATCTGAGGTCTATTCCTAGTGCTCCATGCAGGTTCTGGGCAGTCATACAGGGGTTTGggtttgcctgtcttaccagcgtAAGAGCAGTTCTCACCCAAGCCGCTTTCAGACTGCACGGCAACCCAGAACCTGCATGTCTGGATCCGGACATTACCCGGACTTTATCCTGCCAGCCCCCTTCTAGTGCAAAGTCCTGGTAATGTCCGAGTGAGCCCCTTGCCTAAACATCTATATGGACAGATTTACTGTTGGGATGTTCTGGTATCATCTTgcacctctctctgtctctctccatccctctctctctctctctctctgtctctctccatccctctctctctctcactctctctccatccctctctctctctctctctctctctctctctctctctctccatccccctctctctctcactctctctccatccctctctctctctctctctctctctctctctctctctctccctctctcgctctctctccatctctctctctctctctctctcactctctctccatccctctctctctctctctctctctctctccctctctctctctctctctctctctctctctctctccatccctctctctctctctctccacccctctctctctctctctctctccatctctctctctctccctctctctctctctctctctctcgcccctctctccatccctctctctctctctctctctgtctctctccatccctctctctctctctctctctctctctctctctctctctctctctcactctctctccatccctctctctctctctctctctctctctctttcactttctctccatccctctctctctctctctctgtctctctccatccctctctctctctctctctctctctctcactctctctccatcctctctctctctctctctctctctctctccatccctctctctctctcactctctctccatccctctctctctctctctctctctctcgctctctctccatccctctctctctctctctctctctctctctctgtctctctccatccctctctctctctcactctctctctctctctccatccctctctctctctctctctctctctctctccatccctctctctctctctctctccatccctctctctctctctctctctccctctctctctctctctctctctctctctctgtctctctccatccctctctctctctcactctctctccatccctctctctctctctctctctccctctctctccatccctctctctctctctctctctctctctctctctctctctctctcttttgctgtgGATTTGGTAGGTGGGAGTATGTGGAGGGTGAATCGAGGAGGTCTGGTCTCAGGCAGAGCTGTGCCTGTTCGCAGACTTTGGGgggctctccctctctccatgcCCCCTCTGCGTGCGGTTCTGGAAAGGCAAGAGGACCACGCCATcatcttcatcagtggtcagtgtctcTTAAATTATGTCAGCATGCAACACTAGACTGTTTAAACCCCCCCAGCTCTACAGGTGGCTCCTCCCTCAtatgcagcactgctgtgtgtgtgtgtgtgtgtgtgtgtgtgtgtttgcaggctCTCAGTTCTGGCTGTTTAAGGACCTGTCTCTCCAGGATGGATTCCCTCAGCCACTGTCCGTTCTGGCTCCTGAGGGATCTGACGGGGCTTGGCGGGGGCTGCACTGGAACCCTGAGGAGGGAGTGGTGTGGGGGTCTCAGAGGGAAGCAGTGGGGGAGGAAAGTGAGGCCTGGACAGAGCTCATCGAAGGAGGCGTGAACGGAATTATaatggagaacgatggtgaGAGGAAGGAAGGTTTTTGAGGTTTTGCTGTTGAAGTAGAATGAGAATAATATGCTCTATAATAAAATGTCCacaagtatccagacacctctTCTACTTGAGTGAACTTCTACTTGAGTCACTTTACGAAGCTCAGATTGCTGACCAGATTGCACAGCACATTGCCAAGAAAATGGGAGGAGctacacatgagcctaaggtcatcaTGCCTAATTGCTGAGCGTTGGGTAGAGGGGTGTGAAGCCtaccagcattgggctgtggaccagtggagctgtgttctcaggaGTGATGGAGATCCATCCAAGAGCAAcaggagcatcagtgaggtcaggatgttggatgataatcaccaccccacctcatcattcccagactccccaactcatcccaaaagttcttccactgctccacactggggggctttatacccctctagcccacgcctggcattaggctccagtgagtcctattctattggctatacgtctctacagggaccagacaagctgtctgCAGtgccgtgtcagcaatgggtgcagcttaaagtagccgaatgcattgattagaacgggtgtccacaaacatttggacatatagtgtatgtatagctTCAGACTCCTTCTCAATCTCCTTCCTTCCTCATCAGGTTCCATCTACCTCTTCAAGGACTTTTCCTATTGGAAGTTTTCCCACCCAGGCTCCGCCCCTGATGAAGGATACCCCAGGCCGCTGGCCACAGATTGGCTCGACTGTCCTCACCCCTCCACATATCACTCCAGTGATATCTCTTTGACTTCCCTTATTGGTCAGCAGGAGCAACGTGGGAGGAAGACGGCAGGGACGGTTGACCAGATCAGACACAGGGAGCGAGACCAACCGCTTCACTGGGACTGTCCCTGTGTCAACAGAGCAGTGCAGATCAACAAGGGGCATCATGGACTGATGATACTTACTCTAGTCTTACTAAGTCTAACTTACCAAGGACCTGTGGTGCTTTTGAACCCGTGGTCAGACCCTCTGCACCTGTAGATATGTTTACCccaaattaacaaaataataaaatatcaggTTATGAAAGCAGCTGGACTAGACTGTTTGCCCTGCAGCTaagaggctaatgctaatagaTAATGGAACCTTAAAGATGccaaatattatttaatatcaaaTTTGGACCCAATTTCGACCACCTATTACCCACGTACCCCCCCCACAGCGCATGCAATGCCCCCATTACTAGTGAGTGGACCAACACACACCCCCCCTCCGATGCGTGTGCCTCTCATTTTTAGAGATGAAGATTTCAAGATGAAGTCAGGTTGACTTTAATGGTTGTAAATATTGTCTTATTTTCACTGTGATATTCATAGAAATGATACTGTATAGTATGAAACATTGTAAGTTAGCTTTGATGTGcggtttattaataaaaatatatataagaatGTATTCAAAATGAAAAGGACAATAAATAAACTGAGTAAAAACATGGAGATGCCCTGACCCAGACCAAATGAACTCAACGTTTATATGGAGAGCAGTCGCAATGCAGTCATCTCCAGCACggtaatcaatcaatcagtcaatcaatcaatcaatcaatcattcaGATTGAGAGTTAAAGATTTATACTGAGTGCATGTCCTGCTTCTCATAGCCCACTCTGTGTCTTCAGTCTGAAATACAGGGCAGCAAAAAAGACCTCGTAAAGACGTTCagtccaaaaaagaacacatcgCCTGGTTTCATGGTGTTTAATCTTTAACCCACTTTAACAGTTGGGCAAGAACATGTGAGGAACATCCTCAGATAGGACATTTCCCAACTCCTAAAGAAGTTAGGAGAGGTAATGTACATGTGTCTCCACTGGCGGGTGCCATTTAGCTTCAGGGTAATCTGTAAGGATCCTCAGATCAGTGGATGCAGCATGCGTAACACTAATGTTACTATAAAGGAAATTTGTCCAGTACCGGACTGGTCAGAGTTTAGGGGTTTAGGGTTTATGCTCTGGGAATATTATGCTTGAAAAGTTCAGCATCAAAGATCTTCTATAAATGAATTGTTGACTGCTAGTGTGTGTTTTAGAAATGGTATAGATCAAAAAGTATCagaatatacaaatataatatatatatatagatgtattAACATGTTAAATTCTTCATAAACGTATTAACATTATTCATAGCATACATCATTTGTCAAGTTTCAGCAAATTAAGttattttttcttcattttgaagCTGAATTTGAAGTTACCCTGCAGATAATGACAAATTTTCTAGTCTATATATCCGATAATTCTACTAATAATTAGATTTTcaaataatttttattttcataaaaaaagtttatgtTTTCATTTTAAGATTTGACGTATATCTAGGAATTTTACCAAGTTACATTTCTTGGAACAAGCAAATTTGTCTTGATAAAGGTATTTATTTGTAGATATTGTGCAGTAAAGAATTTTAAAGTAGTCTCACATGCAGGAGATTTTTTAGGGCAGAAACAAACGTTTACATCTAAAAGTAATAATTACAGATACACTTAAATTGAGTTAAgcgaaggggggaaaaaactggTGGATTCTCATGAAATTCACtcaaacattaaatatatttaagaaATTGTTGCTTtcggacaaaaaccttgtatctccattgtttatgtttttcactttttgacataaagtgaatctggcagttgttctttaaattgtgtCAAATCGTCaagatgaacggaccaatagaaacgctccaaaatgaccttttAGAAGTTAGAAgtcttctgtaaagctgccattttgcatatatagattttatatatatatatatatatatatatatatatatatatatatatataatgtatgtaattttataatatctatatatatagatagatgtcTGCAGTTACTGTAATCTGCATGGTCCTATGTTTCTTAACTTGTGGACTTCGTGTAAAATCCagtggtcaaaaaaaaaaaaacactaccaTGGTACCTGACCCTGACCCTTGCTCCCTAAACTCATCAAACCCACGCTATCTGATTATACTGCAGCTTAAACTAAGGTTACTGGAAGAGTGACTGGAACGTTGTCACTTAGCCACCTAAACCGCTGGTTGAGAGACATAGTGGATTTTCAGAATTTACAAAATTCCAATATCAGGCTGCCAGGTCGACCTCTGGTGCTGTTGCATCACTCTGGAAGGGCCAGGAGGAACTGTGGAGTATAAAACCCTCTACAGTGCAGGAGTCCTGTACGAAGATAAGCAGACGCATCTGAAGAGCTCCACCATCTGACCACCATGGCCGTTCTAGTCGTCTCCACTCTGGCTTTTCTCAGCCTGCTGGTCGCCAACCAGGCCGCTGACCCCAAGTGTGAGGATCTCACCAAGCCACTGGCGCTGGAGGACGACTACAGTTCAGTAAGTGTCCTCAAATACAGACACGTCTTCATTTCATATGGGGGACACATTTAAATGCATGTGAGGTCCCTCAACTCTGTCTCTGCTCACTTGTAATGGCATGAGGACATGAGGCAAGAGCTCGTAGGACACTTCAGTGCAGTAGGAGTCTCAAGGTTCTTCTGTCCTGCAGCTCGGCATCCAACCGTTCTCATGTTGATGTGTTTTAGATCATGGGGAAGTGGATCTTCGCTGAAGGGATCGCTAATCACGTTTTGTTCAAAAACATCTTGAATACAATCAACAGCTCTAGAATCGAGTTCGCCCCCAGTTCCTTAAAAGATACAGTCATTCTCAGACAATGGAACATGCTGTGAGTCTCTCTGTTACTCTCATAATCTCATATCGGCTTTAGATAGCTTACTTCAAACGCATGCTGAGCTATCATAGCTTCTACATATGAGCTTCACCTGTGATGTGTGTCCTTCTGTCCCTCAGAAACGGCAAGTGTGAATTTGTGACCATCAATGCAACTATCAAAAACACCACCATCTATGTTTCTGGTATGTCGAAATTCCTACATCATCCCTATAACATCTGTGTCAAGCATCAAGTGCTAAACAGCATAGGTACTGTTACCCCTATGGCTACCTATGCTGCTTAGGCTACGgaataaaatagatttttaaaaTTGTTTTCTAGCTTAATAATTCGCTTCTTAAATAAAATAGCCATCGTCCAACGTATTATCGAAACCATTTTATcctaaaatactgtaaaaaaatcatataaaaatacTGTGAATTGTTCTGTAtctgttattaattattcagtatttgctATGCATTATTTAGTAACCAGTATGTATTAATCAAAAGTTATTTGGTTATTTGGtattaattataaatgattctgtatccaGTATTAAATATGTAGTAACCAGTATGTATTTTGTAGATTATTTAGTAAccagtatgtattattcagaatctactcaTTTTTATGTGCTTAGTTTAAAAATAAACTAAGAACAACACTAAAGCAAGACTAAAAAGGTTTATATGAGCCataattattagcaattagGACCAGCatgattaaattaaatgttaaaatattttttattttaataataataataataataatagtacaaaaagattgttttaattttaatatttgatgTATATCTAGGCATTTTACCAAGTTATATATATTGGAACAAGCAAATTTGTCTTGATAAAGGTATTTATTTATGGATATTATGTagtaaataatttttaataagTCTCACAACACTCTCTGCATGAGAAATGCATGACGTGCAGGAGGTTTTTTTTAAGGCAGAAACAAACTTTCAAATCTAAAAGTAATAATTACAGATACACTTGAATTGAGTTAAGCAAAGGGGAAAAAACTGGTGGATTTTATTGAAATTCACTCAAacattaaacatatttaatacatTGTTGCTTTTGgacaaaagccttgtatctccatttataTGCAAGTCTAAATACTaaattatttcttaaaatactgtaaaaatgaCAATGAACCAATAACAACACTAAAGCAAGATTAAAGAAGTTTATATGAGCCGTAATTATTAGCAGTAATTATTaggaccagcatgatcaagcttggccaaaaccaaaccaaatgCAACATTTACTATGTAGAACTTACCAGCATGGGGTATGCTTtcgtctggatgaccagcttttcaaccaccttgccCATCAATTATCtctcttatcctacagttactgcattactgcaccattatTCACTTCACATGTgtgtacactgctgtgtttacacaGTATTTCATCTGTACAGAGCTGCATACGGCTgttctgtgaataacactgtaagGCACACTGTATAGGTCCTAAGTCCTCGTCCTAAGTCCTCGTAAAAAATATGTATGGTGGGTATACTATAGTTCTCTGTATAGTGTgcattgtctgtaaattatatgtagagtagctgtatattgtcaATACTAGAGAGAAAcgaattccttgtgtgtgtgaacatatttggccaataaatctgattctagGTTGGCAAAAGCTGAGTCTTGAGCTGGGTCTTTTAGCCTGGGGGGTAGTCACTGTTCCATTTGGCCTAATACCACTTATGGGAACTCTACCTTCGACACGGACGTCTGTAGCTTATAAAAAGCTTTCAAGTAACGTCCTTTAACTACATGCTGCTGCTTTAATGATGCGTGGCCTTTTGTCGCTTGTTTCCTCTCTGTCAATAATGCTAAGGACCCCCTTGTGGACAATCTTCAGACTGCTCAATGTGAGAGAGTGACTTAGTGAGTTATAAAGTGAGGCAGTATATACAGTCAAATGTTTGTAAGaaaatacagtatttattataataattagcttcattgtttttgggttgttttttagGCCCAACGTCCAAATCCAGTCCAAACCTGCAATGTTCTGTCTACTATTTCTTGCACGTTCAGTCCTGGGTTTTCCAAatatcctctgtctgtctgttttcagAAAAGGGCGTCTCAACAGAGGGCGATTTCCTGCAATCCAGTCCTGGCTGCCTCTCTATTAGCTTCACCAGTCATGCGCAAAATGAGACCATCAAATCTATCTACCTCTTCAGTAAGTCATGTTGCTCCATTACACTGCAGTAATGCATTGGGTCTGCGATTCATTGTGCAGGCGACTGTACTGTAGCTGTAGACCACCAACAACGTCCAAAGCAAAAGGTTCCGTTCAGATTATCCTCAGGTGTGGCGGTCAAATCagtacaaggttacttgtattacagaggagggccaacctagtgttaggagtcttgcccaaggttgcgccacaccaaccacaccaaccaccagtgTTGCAAGTGCCAGGTggagtcctagtgagtgggtgggttagtTGTCTCAGCTAAAATTGGACCACAATCCAATACAAACCTCACATACTATTGACTACGTTAGCAGATTGTATACTTAGACCAGAACATAGATAATACAGCCCTAGCTTATAAATATGACTTATTATGacatatttatgtatgtgtgaTCTTTCAGCGAGGAGCCCCAAAGCATCTGAAGCTGAGACGGATCTGTACTGGAAACAAGCGACCTGTCTCGGATTTAAAAAAGAACCACAGTACTCCTACGACGGTGTGACAGGTCAGTACTGACCACAGTGGACAGGTCTTGGGGGTcgggatgtcccgatctgatccAGGCAGTTTTTTAATGAATCGGGTATTGACTCTTAAGGTTCTGATCCACTTCCGATTCTTAGGTttcgccatctggtgtcctctaCGCGCCATTAAAATACATGAGGAACTTTTTTAGAAAACTAACCCAGACAGAGTTAATCTGTGACATGATTTCAGCGAGCAAAACCAAACCGGGCTTTATTCTAACTGACAAGACGGGGATGTTACCAGTTAGCCGCCAAAACAAAAGCTTAAGTTGgctctaatgctaactctccattccaccttaaatacagCCGCAGTCACAGTGGGTACAGCTCAACAGCAGAGCGAAACTGCTgcagtatttaaggtggaacagaaagttCGGGGAAGAGGAAAACTTTAGCTTAGCGTTAGCTCAGAGCCTCGCTGTAAAAATTACCCAGCAACAGCAGACGGCCACAAAGTGAGTTAGTTAATCTGTCAGAAGAGTCTTTAGTCTTTAATCACGCCTGATTAGAAACCAGACTATGGTAttaaatgctctgttctaccagcgagagaaccacgctcctttctatggttctaaaccagctctgaacggcCTATTCAGAACCGAGGatgaggctaatgctaatgcacatgcactgtgattagactgcagagcTGTAAAGGAGCTGAGAGCTGAAAGGTCAAGGAGGTCAGTCAGGCTGGACTGtagatattaaagactatagagtttaaaacagtcgtTTAAAAAGACGCTCCAAacaaagtagatcagattagaatttcGTCTGATTTTAGATTAGTCTGATTGTAAAAACTGTTATTAAAAAtagatttattaaaaatagagACTTGactgctgtttattattatgttttagcACATCTTACCTAAGTTGAGGggctgtattattatttatagaaacacaaagatcggtaTTGACTTATAGTCAGCGTTAAGAGATTCGGATCGGATCAAGGCATTAAAAAAActtgattgggacatccctacttCGGGGcattctaaataataataataatatttaaattggCAAATTAAGACATGCATTAAAAGccttatttttatgtttaaaaattttattattatgttttttgtttttttgctaatTTTGACGAATAACTCTGTTTTCTGTGAAGAATTCTGTAAAGATGGTGATGAGAAGGACGGTGCATCTGCCGACCAGACTAAACCTGAGGACAAAAAGGAGGAATGAAAAGTGATTGATTTTGCACTTGTTAATGTGTTGCATTCGGCCCTTTTTAGGCCAGAGTGTCCTTTGACCAAATGTAATGCAGGATCCACAGCATAATAAACAGTGAATAAAGATCAATGGGATTTAATGATTTACAGTGTCTGGCAAATTTCTTGCATCTGTCTACGTTCTCTAGTCCAGGTCTCATCTTCTTAATATTGGGTTTGTATAACGTATATGagtttatataatatatgagTGTGTAGGCAGTGATGCAGAATCATTATTAGATGTGTACACGCAGCAGCAATTCTTTTATTTAACACTTCAATTGGTACAATTCTTACATCCTCAATCTATGATCCATACTTGTTCTCAGTCTGAAGCAGATGGCCAGGGCTTCATGAAGCTGCAGGACTGTGATAGTCACCACAGTTCAGAATGCTCTGATTAGTGTTAAAGGTAAAGTTAAGGCCTAAAGCAGGTGTTTAGTAGCTGAGGATGTGCAAATACACTCCAAATGCATTCCCATCCTTATGGTTTGTTTGGCCTGGACAAATCCATGTGATGAACTTGAAGATTTTGTTGTGTATTTACCCAAATGAAATTGGTGACAATCtgaatccagtgtttgttagcaatgttagcctagttTACAATCTCCTATTGTAAACAAACTTAACTCATGTTCATCAATGAATCTAAACGTGTCACCATCTGGCATTTTGGGGGGAATTTTGGACTGAATGTCTTTCAAATGGTTGTTAGGAAATAGACAAATACATTTCTCAATACCCCGTAGTTCTGTCCCTCCGGACTAGAGTTCAGAGCAGGAGGGACGTTCAATATTAAACAGTATAAAGTGCAGGTGTCCAGTTTGCAGCCTAGCAGAAGCATCTGTCCAGTATGGCTTTCCTAATCAGCTCCTCTCTGGCCTTTCTCGGCCTGCTGGTCATCAGCCAGGCCGCTGACCCAACTTGTGAGGATCTCACAAAGCCGGTGGAACTGGAGGACGAACGTTCAGTAAGTTTATCCATTAAGTCTTGGTCAGTAGTCTCATTTATAAAGGTACAGAATGCTGCAGATACAAATGCTATCTATAGTTATCTATTAAAATTTGAATAACGACATGTCTGATAAGCTCACAGTTTTAAACACGTATAGATACAAATTGCAAAATTTGGTCCAGATTGGGAAGGAAAgatatgtttatttgtatagtatGTTCGTACAAAGTGGCaattacataatataatataatataatgtaatatagaaagaaaaacaaaaataaaaaataaaaaaatccaaattaaattaaattaaattaaatgtcatttgttatttaatttcatttaatttaatagtttttaattaatagttacTGCTTTCCCACTGGCTAGTAGACATAACTAAGCAAAATTAAACCTGAAGAGGGCCCTACAGCACTTAAAAACACTATCAGAAATTGGACTCTGTTATTTGCACTTATTTGTTGAAAGACTATAAAtgatatgtattattattattattattattgtttatcttCAATATATTATTCAACCTATTTACAGAGAGACTTTCCTCCATACACAGTACAGTACGATTCAATGAATTCACTCTCATCAGTGAATCACTAGTTGTAACTATTTGGCACTTTATTGATATTACTGTATTTAATTTGaatatattttgatatattatttattgtgaACATTACAGGCACCTCATTTTCAGATTAATGATAGGCCATATTATTAATCACTTTTACTTCTTCTCGTTtttcattttgctttttttttactatattttcaGATTATTGGAAAATGGGTTTTCCAGGAAGGAATCACGAATAGTCCGAGACTTGGAAATGTCTTCAAAACAATGAACAGCTCTTGGATGGAGTTTACTCCCAGCTCTCTCACAGACACACTGGTTCTCAGCCAAGGGAGCTTGATGTGAGTTACTCTCATCCTCTtaaatctggaaaaaaaaaggttcctcaaaggttTTTAGGAAAGGCAGTGGTTCTCGGACTCTTATATGATGCGTATCTATTCCCCCCTCAGACATGGAGGTTGTCAGCTTACCAGCAAGAACGTAACCTTCCAAAACAGCACCATACATGTTTCCGGTAAGCCTGAGTCCTACATGTACATATGGGGCCTGTATcagtagcccaactgggaaccagaggGTTTTGTCCTCACTGTTCTGTGTTGGCCCCAcctatggatgcccaccagggtcagtcagtgatgggaccaggaggggttaaacatgggcaccatctgggttgtacatcGCATGGAGCCAAGATGgtacccatgtgagattagggtgggctgtaacattGAGGCCCATGCCCGCTCAGGGCCCATACCCACCTGGAAACCATCTAGCCCACGTTCCAGCCAGGTGAGCCCCACTGGGACTGGAATGGGTTCTTCTGAATAACCTTCACTCAGTAGCATACCTGTCTGTTCACAGTACACAATATAACAACCGTGATCAATCTACTGCCG from Salminus brasiliensis chromosome 19, fSalBra1.hap2, whole genome shotgun sequence encodes the following:
- the LOC140540760 gene encoding alpha-1-acid glycoprotein 1-like, with the protein product MAFLISSSLAFLGLLVISQAADPTCEDLTKPVELEDERSIIGKWVFQEGITNSPRLGNVFKTMNSSWMEFTPSSLTDTLVLSQGSLIHGGCQLTSKNVTFQNSTIHVSVHNITTVINLLPSCAHCLTLSFCREMADETLRSIYFLTKEPKAPETAVELYRKQAACLGLKEEPQFSYDGVTELCGKTDTCESQTKPEPEKNAT